A window from Plectropomus leopardus isolate mb chromosome 3, YSFRI_Pleo_2.0, whole genome shotgun sequence encodes these proteins:
- the creb3l3a gene encoding cyclic AMP-responsive element-binding protein 3-like protein 3-A: MEQYPDQGCDDIELLDWLFDQNYGILRHEETGRHGNHHTWPVQDPNMLQPAEQADNDFLNALLSGNDSVSGSPVWSPSPSDSGISEDPPSDQMDSPQRPESPPEDTQYFGMMPQTKAALEANVNLNGWQPGFPTGRTRITHFHSDVHRPQTSSGFPLTVKDLLLSGTPEPAPHPAQQSIQELILNEDEKKLLAKEGVTLPSQLPLTKYEERILKKIRRKIRNKQSAQESRKKKKEYIDGLESRMAACNAHNQELQRKVSQLEKCNVSLMEQLRRLQAMVMNTSNKPAQTGTCVLVLLLSFSLILFPNLKSFSDTKVSQGDFSPVRIQSRSLQNLQASRVLHVIESPFSAEDESKGLQDITVMMGKLGVNRDQSSLETTSLNSSQEERTGHFHVDPITGHIATLTLDPQRSARLRPHADDM, translated from the exons ATGGAGCAGTACCCAGATCAG GGTTGTGATGACATTGAGCTGCTCGATTGGCTATTTGATCAAAACTATGGGATTCTCCGTCATGAGGAAACGGGACGCCATGGCAACCATCACACCTGGCCAGTCCAGGACCCAAAT ATGCTGCAGCCGGCCGAACAGGCAGACAATGACTTCCTCAATGCCCTCCTGAGTGGAAATGATTCTGTGTCCGGCTCGCCTGTCTGGTCCCCTTCTCCCAGTGACAGTGGGATCAGCGAGGACCCTCCCTCAGACCAGATGGACAGCCCCCAGCGCCCCGAGAGTCCCCCGGAGGACACTCAGTACTTTGGGATGATGCCACAAACCAAGGCAGCCCTTGAAGCCAATGTCAACCTCA ATGGCTGGCAGCCCGGATTCCCAACAGGCAGGACGAGGATTACACACTTTCATTCTGATGTACACAGACCGCAGACGTCCTCTGGCTTCCCGCTTACTGTCAAAGATCTGCTACTATCTGGCACACCAGAGCCC GCCCCACACCCAGCCCAACAGTCCATTCAAGAGTTGATTCTCAATGAAGATGAGAAGAAGCTTTTAGCAAAGGAGGGGGTAACTCTGCCAAGCCAACTACCTCTTACAAAG TACGAAGAAAGGATTTTGAAGAAAATACGCAGGAAGATTCGCAATAAGCAGTCTGCTCAGGAgagcaggaagaagaagaaggagtaTATTGACGGGCTGGAGAGCAG GATGGCCGCCTGCAATGCACACAACcaggagctgcagaggaaaGTGTCCCAATTGGAGAAATGCAACGT GTCACTAATGGAACAGTTGCGTAGGCTGCAGGCTATGGTTATGAATACATCCAACAAGCCAGCACAGACTGGGACATGTGTACTG GTGCTTCTGCTGTCCTTCTCATTAATCCTGTTCCCCAACCTCAAGTCCTTCTCTGACACCAAGGTCAGCCAAGGTGACTTCAGTCCAGTCAGAA TCCAGTCACGGTCCCTGCAAAACCTACAGGCTTCCCGTGTGCTGCATGTCATTGAATCCCCATTCTCTGCCGAGGATGAATCAAAGGGATTGCAAGATATTACTGTTATGATGGGAAAGCTGGGAGTGAACCGAGACCAGTCCAGTTTGGAGACAACATCTCTGAACAGCAGTCAGGAAGAGAGAACGGGTCATTTCCATGTAGACCCAATTACTGGTCACATAGCTACTTTGACCTTGGATCCCCAGCGTTCTGCCAGGCTGCGACCACATGCTGATGACAtgtaa